The following are encoded together in the Acidobacteriota bacterium genome:
- a CDS encoding MaoC family dehydratase: MNPASLRDLVGKEMVSPWHVVTQEAITQFADVTGDRQWIHLDAERAAVESPYGGTIAHGFLTLALVSRLLRDAVGAIDGTRMGINYGLNKVRFPSALPAGSRVRGRCTLARVDPVEGGEQATWMVLVERDGGTKPCCAAEWLVRYYH, from the coding sequence ATGAACCCGGCGTCATTGCGCGATCTCGTCGGCAAGGAAATGGTGTCACCCTGGCACGTCGTCACCCAGGAGGCCATTACCCAGTTCGCCGACGTCACCGGTGATCGGCAGTGGATCCACCTGGATGCCGAACGGGCCGCCGTCGAGTCTCCGTACGGCGGCACCATCGCGCACGGTTTTCTCACGCTCGCCCTGGTGAGCCGCCTGCTGCGCGACGCCGTCGGCGCGATCGACGGCACCAGGATGGGCATCAACTACGGCTTGAACAAGGTCCGGTTCCCGTCGGCGCTGCCGGCCGGCTCTCGGGTGCGCGGCCGCTGCACGCTGGCGCGCGTTGATCCCGTCGAGGGTGGCGAGCAGGCGACCTGGATGGTACTGGTCGAACGAGACGGCGGCACGAAGCCGTGCTGCGCCGCCGAATGGCTGGTCCGCTACTACCACTAG